The proteins below come from a single Oenanthe melanoleuca isolate GR-GAL-2019-014 chromosome Z, OMel1.0, whole genome shotgun sequence genomic window:
- the FOXB2 gene encoding LOW QUALITY PROTEIN: forkhead box protein B2 (The sequence of the model RefSeq protein was modified relative to this genomic sequence to represent the inferred CDS: inserted 1 base in 1 codon) yields the protein MPRPGKSSYSDQKPPYSYISLTAMAIQHSAEKMLPLSDIYKFIMERFPYYREHTQRWQNSLRHNLSFNDCFIKIPRRPDQPGKGSFWALHPDCGDMFENGSFLRRRKRFKVLRPEHHLPGGGGGGAXRRRSRQAPGAYPAHGALLPPAPSAAFSPYGSSQPSGFKHPFAIENIIGRDYKGVLQAGGLPLASVMHHLGYPVPSQLSSVVSSVWPHVGVMDSVAGVPVSPDYGPFGMPVKALCHPPAQTMPAVPVPIKPAPALPATSAIPALTVAASQICPAASPAAASLLEQTASNNPDGKSSLHSVLVHS from the exons ATGCCCAGGCCGGGGAAGAGTTCGTACAGCGACCAGAAGCCTCCCTACTCTTACATCTCCCTGACGGCCATGGCTATCCAGCACTCGGCAGAGAAGATGCTGCCCCTGAGCGACATCTACAAGTTCATCATGGAGAGGTTCCCTTACTACCGGGAGCACACCCAGCGCTGGCAGAACTCCCTCCGCCACAACCTGTCCTTCAATGACTGCTTCATCAAGATCCCTCGGCGACCCGACCAGCCGGGTAAAGGCAGCTTCTGGGCGTTGCACCCGGACTGCGGGGACATGTTTGAGAACGGCAGCTTCCTCCGCCGCCGCAAGCGCTTCAAGGTGCTGCGCCCCGAGCATCACctgcccggcggcggcggcggcgggg ggcggcggcggtCCCGGCAAGCCCCCGGCGCCTACCCCGCACATGGTGCACTACTTCCACCCGCAccctccgccgcc TTCTCACCCTATGGGAGCAGCCAACCCTCGGGCTTCAAGCATCCCTTCGCCATCGAAAACATCATCGGCAGAGATTACAAGGGCGTGCTGCAGGCCGGCGGGCTGCCGCTGGCCTCGGTGATGCACCACCTAGGCTACCCGGTGCCCAGCCAGCTCAGCAGCGTGGTGAGCTCCGTGTGGCCGCACGTGGGGGTGATGGACTCCGTGGCCGGTGTACCCGTGTCTCCTGACTACGGACCCTTCGGCATGCCCGTGAAGGCGCTCTGCCACCCGCCGGCACAGACCATGCCCGCCGTCCCGGTGCCCATCAAGCCGGCGCCGGCGTTGCCCGCTACCTCGGCCATCCCTGCTCTGACGGTCGCCGCCTCGCAGATCTGCCCCGCCGCTTCCCCGGCTGCTGCATCGCTGCTGGAACAGACCGCGAGCAACAACCCCGATGGCAAGAGCTCCCTCCATTCCGTCCTGGTGCACTCCTAA